Genomic DNA from Nitrososphaera sp.:
CATACAACAAGCTACCGCCGGTGGAGTACCGGTTTTGATTCTGAAGGAAGGCTCATCGCAAACTAAAGGCCGCGATGCGCAAAAGAATAACATAACAGCCGCAAAGCTGGTTGCCGAGATAGTCAAGACAAGCCTTGGACCAAGAGGAATGGACAAGATGCTTGTGGATACTCTGGGCGACGTGACAATAACAAACGACGGAG
This window encodes:
- a CDS encoding TCP-1/cpn60 chaperonin family protein: MSIQQATAGGVPVLILKEGSSQTKGRDAQKNNITAAKLVAEIVKTSLGPRGMDKMLVDTLGDVTITNDG